The region GGTTTATATGTCCATGTATCGCACATGAACAGCACACGGATTCGGTTTACATGGACTAATGGTCTCTGTGGGGAAAAAATGCAACGTGCACTGTTATAGTCCAATTACTAGACCAGACTATTGCAGTTACATAGCAAGCAGCCCCTGCACTTGTCTACTTTGTGGATAGCCAAACAAAGCTAGCCACAGTCGGCAGATGAGTTTTAGTATAGGACCCTGTCTAAGTCTCATCTGACGAGGGATTGATAACTTTTTGTTTTTGTGAGTTGAATACAATCAGAACCATAAGTAACCCTCTAATCTTTTGTAGGCTCAGGAGAACCTGGGAATGGTGATGATTTTCACTTTAGTGTCTGCTGCCCAAGATAAACTAAATGAAATTATAGACCAAATCAAAAACCGGAGAGAAGAGGAAAAAATACAGAAGGAAAAGGAGGTGGAAGAAGCAGAAAAGGTAACTTCCTGTAGAAAAGTACTGCTCAGTGAATGTCACTGGTTATGTCAgtacagtcgtggccaaaagttttgagactgccaGGAATTTTGGTTTTCAGACAGTTTGTTGTGTCTAtgtttagatcttttagtcagatatTTCTTGGTAAAAGTCAAGTTATAATGGAAAGTATTTAGAATCGTTGCTCCCTCTCTGCACATATGCTATTGTCACCAGCTGGGTGTTTGGGTGTTCCTTAGGTCCTGGGTTGAGGTGGTTGGCTGGCATGTTTCAAGATGTTATATCGTGACTTTAGCTGATGCATAGACAACATTGTTTATGTGAACCTGATAATTCTCCTAGAAACGTTTCCATGGGAATCCAGTTACAATTGAAAACTTCCTTAATTGGAAATCCAAATTTGATGTAGAGATGGTAGAGATGAGACGAAAAAGACAAAAGGAAGAGGAGCAAGCGGGAAAAAGTAAATTATCTGGTAAGTCTCCTGTTACTGAGGTTGTATCTTTTCCTTGCAACATGGTCCCTCAATATTCATTTGGGAGAGCACGCCATAGACATATGTGATGTTATGTATTGTAGTGTGCAGTCATTAATCACAATTTAAAGGGGTAGGCGTGATAACTCCCTTAAACTATTTTTGTATTATGATTTGTATTATTTTCCTGGAAGGGTGTCCACAGGTGTGGATGGGGCTTAGGAGCTAGATTATATAGTCAAGCTCCAGCCGCGGCAGTTTAGTTATTTAACACCTTTACATCCTTTGACGTATATTTAGACATCACAGGTCGTGTCCCCCCCTCCCCCTTTAACGTGGACTGTGAAATCTCGCTGTTAAAAGCACTTGACAgcggattaacccctttctgacatctgacgtaataaTCTGTCTATGCTCCCTGGCCCTATTTGACCAAAGACGGATTATTATGTCATTTCAATCGCCCACGCACATCGGTTGTGCGCGGCTGGTCGCCAATGGGTGTCCGCTGATTCTGACACGCACTGTTCactgcactttaacccctgaaatgcagCGATCGAACGTGATTGCAGCATTCAAgggagccggcagagggctgacagcccctctgccttttggATCTGAGACCCCCACGGCATGAAGCGGGGTGACGATCATtgccatgatgacatccgggtcaccagagctaggaaacttgctgatcatacgCAGTGTATTATCAGCAACTTtctttgtcagtgcagagctgacagtttgcatagtatCGGTATGctcctgcatccccatgctgtacaagcgatcagcctgcaaaaaattatagtcccatagttggacaaagtaaaataaaaagtaaaaaatgttttttaaatgattgtaaaaattattaaaaaacaaacaaatacaatatctttttatttattattatatctatctataataTTTGCAGtgacccgacttataaaactgtccctctagttaacccctttagtgagtaccataaaaaaggtaaaatacaatgctttatcatcatactgcggagcaaaaagtggaataaaacgcgataaaaaagacggatataaataaaaatgttaccgctgaaaacgtcatcttgtcccacaaaaaaacaagccaccatacagctccatcagaggaaaaataaaaaaagttataggtctcagtataaagtgatgcaaaaataattattttgtctataaatgttatgtaaaggcgccaaaacattaaaaaaatatataagtgaggtatcgctgtaattgtacttacccgaagaataaaactgccttatcaattttaccacacacggaaccgtataaccccccaccaccatcaccaccaaaaaaaagaaaaaaacaattcctgaattgattttgttcattctgcctcagaaaAATGAGAATAATCGCTGtattcgcactgacccgaagaataaagtcacctaatcaattatattgcacgaggaacggcgtcaaaaaaataaataaaactaattcttcacctgctgttgatttgttcattctgcctcctaaagattgcAGTAATGCTGGGCACTCATTTATCCTGCGTTGGACTCCTTttcatcggggtttccgtgtaaatctctgaaatgcgtgatacagatggaacctctggtggaagatatcTTATAATTAGGCACTGTGGACGCCTTTCgaactgtgatctggcggtgtccatctttttagcatTGCATGAAACTGCCGtcggacacagttttgtgcacttctgaaaaggacaccgctgaccagaggccagacggagtccagagtaactcctgCTGCCTCAgtatagtaaatggatccctcggGTTTCgtgtgaatcacgtcactcagtttctattttttttattttttataagttCCTTATTTAAGAATATTGACATAAGCAATATAACAGCAAAGATACACAGAAAAAGCAACATTTGTTTTCTTTAAGGGGTACAAAGATTAATGGAACTCTGATTAGGAAATGGAGTAAGGGAGGGGGAAGGGAAATAAGGGATGAGAGAGAAGGTTATATTTGAATTATTTCTCCCGTTTGACAATAAATTGGGGGATTTCTCCTGAGTCGCAAAGGATTTTATATAttttagaaatattttttttttttttacattcattccGAAAAAGATGTTTAGTATTAAATTATCAACTGTTTTGGTAGAGATATCTGGCAGGTGAAATCTGGCTGTTTCTTTTATGAATTCAAGTTCAGAATCTGTCAATTCGATGCCATTAAATAAAGTTTTAAGTTTGCTAGTGGAAAGAGTATTATTTTTCTGAATTAGTTGGCCGATTTGTATGTAAGAAAGATTTTCTGAAGATTTAAGTTTTTAACAGATTTATATCCATTTGATATCGGGTATACTAGTTTAGTATATGTGCAAATATTAGGGACCAGATTGTGTTTTTTGTTAGTTTTGTTTCTCAGGCTTATGGATAATCTGGTGAGCGGGTTTATAACTTTGCAATATTTGAATTTATTATGCCATGTTGGCCAGAGAGAATGATTGATGTTTCTGTTGAGAGAACTGAATTCTATGTCAACCCAGAGCCTCCTAGGTGGGGACATTCGCCATTCCCTGGTACTAGCCAGGTGCGTAGCAAGTCTATATTTTTCAAAGTCCAGAAGTCCCAGTTCCCCCTTATTTTTCCTTTTAATTAGTGTGGAATATTTAATTCTATGGCCTTTTATTTTGCCAGATAAATTTGGAGATCAGAGTTTTGCTTTTTTGAAAGAAGGATTGTGGGATGTCGATAGGTAGGACTTGAAGAAAATATAGTATTTTGGGTAAAATAACTTTATTAGGTTGATTGTACCACACCAGGAAATAGGCGCTTCCTTCCACAAGGAGATATCGCGCTCTAGATTGTGGATAAAAGGTATAACATTTTGGTTGTATAAAGAGGAGATGGAATTACTAATCTTGGTCCCTAAGTGCGTAATATGGGAACAATTATTTTTGAATGGAGATAATTTGGATAGGAGAGTCCAGTTCTCCTGTTTtacattaatatttaacaattcagaCTCAGTTTATTTTAAAATTTGAGGCAAGGCCAAATCCGTGCATTTCTTCAAGTAGTGGAGAGATAGATCGCCATGGGTCTGTGAGGTAGAAGAGAACATCATCTGCAAATGCAGCTATTTTGTGCCACATTTTACAAACGAGTGGGGAAAGAGGGCCATCCCTGCCTTGTCCTGTTTTTTTTTATCTCAAAGCTAGGAGAAAGTTCATTATTAATCTTGAGCCGAGGGTTTAGAATAAAGAGCCGTTATTTTTGGATGAAAGAAGCAGGGAAGCCAAATTTCGCCAGCGCTTTATCCATGAATTCCCAATCAATTCGATCAAAGGACTTTTCGGCATCATTCAACAAAAAGGCAGTTTTGTATGTTAAGTTTTGTAAAGTTAATAATGTTCAGGGTTTTGATGACGTGTCTTTGACCTCCCTACCCCTCACAAAGCCCACCTTCTTGAGGTTGATCTGAATTCTATAGGCTAAGGTTTTTCCATAGAGTTTTATATCATTATTGAGCAAATAAATAGGCTGGTAGTTACCGCATAGGGTTGGATCTTTGCCCTCTTTTGGGATAAGTGTGATGTGAGTGGATAGTGCTTCTGAAAGGGTTTGCTATGGGTATATTATTAAAATATTTCAACAGATACTGGGAGAGTTCTCTAAAGATTTTACAGTTCTCCATGGAGTAGCCATCTGGGCCTGGGCTTTTCCCTTTAGGACTTGATTTGATATCAAATTCTAATTCATCAATCATAATTGAACTATCCAAAGGTCCTTTTTGTTGGACTGTTAGATTTGGTAAATCTGTTTTTTGTAGATAGTTAATTAGTTCGGATTTCTTTTTCAAAGATTTGTGATCTTCCTTTATTTTAAGATTATAAAGATCTGAATAAAATGAGCTGAAAATGTTAGCTATATCATCCTTTTTATAATATACAGGATCTGATCTCATTTAGCTTTGATCTTTTGTATATATGCtgaatttatttttttgttgttttttttaaccaaatttgcCACATTTATTTGCCCAGATGAAGAATAATGTAGGTATTTTTCAGATTCTTGTCTCAGCAACTGAGTTCTCATCTCAGTCTGAAAAGGTCTTTTTCTACTGTAGGTGTTTGAGATACTTTTGTTTCTCTTCTAAGTCTTTCATTTGATTTAATAAGGTAGCTggtagcttctttttttttttttttttacctagaaCCAAATTCTATAAGGATGCCTCTAAGCACTGCTTTGTGTGCCTCCCAAATATTGGAGTTTAATATTTTCTCTTATGTGTCTGCAACTCTGCAAGTTGTTGTTAAGATTCCAATTGAATGCACATTTTCTTGTATTGTTAAAGGTGGGGTTGAGAAGAAGTGGGGCATGGTCTGAGTATATTCTAGTGTCATAGGTAATTTTCTTGACCTGACTAATGAGATGATGTGGTATAAATAATCTATTCTTGAATATTTCTTGTGTACTGTAGAGAAGAAAGAATAATCTTTTTTTGAGGGATGTATAATTCTCTAAGCATCTATCAAAAGAAGGTCTGATAACGACTTTTTAATATATCTGATTGTCTTCTGTGGTATAGATGAATGTCTATTGGAGGTATATCTCTCAAtcttaaaatgaacctacccttaaaattatagactgttcatgtctttgtcagtgggcaaacttacaaaatcagtaagggatcaaatacttatttcccccactgtaaatctGGCCTGAATAATACTTAATTAGGGGAGATTGGTAAAATCAAGACACTTAGTTGGAGCCCGCGGCTATTTAAATAATTTATTCTTTAATGTATTGAATAAACATTTTTATCTATAATGTACCACTGTCACATGACTTGAAATTATCTGTTCAATGAGTTTGTCAGATTATATTGTTGATATTATGGAAAGAATGTAGGAATCCTTTATTTAAGAGCGTGTAAGGAGGTAAATATAAATGAAGAATAGTTGCACTTGTAGTACAAAGAGCGGTCAGTAGATGGCAGTAGAGTTCTATCCTCTTCTTTTCCCTGttgttattatttatatagcaccattgattccatggtgctgtacatgagaaggggttacatacaaatcacagatatcacttatagtaagcaaactaacaattacagactgatacagggggcgaggaccctgcccttgtgggcttacattctactttATCTTTAATAGTGAAGAAATTATATGGTGGTTGAGGGAATTTCAAGCCCTCATGGGTAAATAGGGGAAGTACAAGAAAATTCAGAAATAATTCAAAAATAATTTGCCTCTTTCCTCCATTAAAATGTAAGAAAAACaaagcatatttggtattgccacattcgtcTGATTTATTAAAATATGGAATTAATTTGATTTATAAATGCTGTATACAGAAAAAAAGCAATCCaccagaacttttttttttgttcaccacACCTCCCTATAAAATTGTAGAAATAAGAAATTATAGCATCTTATGTACACAATATTGGTGTCGGCTCACTGcgtaaaaaaacaagccctatCTCGACCGCCATCAAGAGAAAGATAAAAATGTTACGGAACTtgggaaataattttttttcatcgcttaaatacactgctcaaaaaaataaagggaacactgaaatcccacatccgagatatcactgaatgaaagattccagttgtaaatctttattcattacatagttgaatatgttgagaacaataaaacctaaaaatgatcaatgtaaatcacaactaatatcccacggaggtctggagatggaatgatgctcaaaatcaaagtggaaaatgaagttataggctgatgaaacatcagtggaaatacctcaagataaggaaatgatgctcagtagtgtttgtggcctccacgtgcctgtattaccTTCCTACAACGCCTAGGCATATGCTCCTGATgacgcggcggatggtctcctgagggatcgccttccagacctggactaaagcatccgccaactcctggacagtctgtggtgcaacgtgacgttggtggatggagtgagacatgatgcaccacatgtgttcaatcggattcaggtctggggaaccggCGGGCCAGTctgtagcttcaatgccttcatcttgcaggaactgctgacacactccagccacgtgaggtctggcattgtcctgcattaggaggaacccagggccaactgcaccagcatatggtctcacaaggcgtctgaggatctcatctcggcacctaatggcagtcaggctacctctgccgagcacatggagggctgtgcggccctccaaagaaatgccaccccacaccattactgacccactgccaaactggtcatgctctccatggcgtctccagactctgtcacgtctgtcacatgtgctcagtgtgaacctgctttcatctgtgaagagtacagggcgccagtagcgattttgccaatcctggtgttctgtggccaagcgtcctgcacagtgttgggctgtgagcacaatccccatctgtggacgtcggacactcagaccatcctcatggagtcgatttctaacttGCGCAGGGgctgggcctctctaacctttcccgacacctgcgcactgcagtactttgctctgccctcaacagggcagataaagtacgcctgcaccggagctgcggcaggaagaaaagaagaggacgtcatcgtatgaagatgtgaGGCGCCGGATCCAgaccgcgactcccatcggaccggaccgcaccgggaccgcccctgggtgacaaaaaaaaaaccaccgGTTTATATTataatcttgcaggttacatctggggcttatctccagcattacagaatgctgtagataagcccctaatggcggcggccttagcttataggcaaattttggggtgacagattccatttaaagattTGTATTGTATTTGTAAAAATAGATTCTACATGTCGGCTCCTTATGGAATCcaaattttttttgcacatgcgtagaCTTAAATGAAagtctccttaggctactttcacacttccgtctttcagctcccgtcacaatccgtcgttttttgtgaatgcaggatcctacattttcccatagacttgtattagcgacggattgtgacggatggccatccgtttcatcctgcGCCgcccgtcgttggctacaatggaagcctatgggcgcaggatgtgtcgctgaccgtcacacacaggaatccagcgacgggtccagtttttcccttctgagcatgcctggaaggatttttcaAGCCCGggaaaatttttctgcaggatcctttttttcccccatagattgtattagcgacgaattgtgacggatggccatccgtttcatccgtcgtgcactggctcTGTCGGAAAATAGTGGTTCGTCGTgcggagaaaacattcagaggaaggtttttttctgcacgtcagaaaatcgctcagcgactggtcctgcgctgtccgtcgttggctaaaatggaagcctatggacacaggatccgtcgctgaccatcaaacacaggaatccagcgacgtatgccgttttttcattctgagcatgcctgtaTGGATTTTTTTATACCTGAAAATGCAGGCAGGAACTCCTTCGACGCATCTGTCATAACACTGGATGTGTTGCACATGTTTTACACTTttttcacaacatccgtcgatacgtcgctgcactgcattatgacgcaccccgaccgacggaagtgtgaaagaagccttagacataCAAAAGAAATGGGTGCATActtgattttttttcccctcacccaTGACTGCACTAGAGAGAGATCTGTCTCTATCACTGGACAGGAAGCCAAGAGCACAAAATAAGGCCACGTTCCCACCTAcggtattaggtcagtattttacatcagtatttgtaagccaaaaccaggagtggaacaatcagaggaaaaaataaaatcatgtcaccactcctgtatttataaaccactcctggttttggcttacagatactgatgtaaaatgctgtcaAAAGACTGAAGGGGAGAATGAGGACTTAAAACTTGCACTTCCTCCTTCAATGTGGATTCCTGTCTTTTGGATGTTGGAGCATTGAGCACACGGAGGAGCCGTGAATCATAGAATACCTCTAGTATAAATGGCAATGAATATAGTGGCCCAGTCTGGGAGGATCTACATTTAATGCTTCCGTTCCTACCAATGTTTGATATCTGGGGCCTTGTGTTTCAGTAGTCCCGCGGTCTTGTGATTATCACGTCATGAAGAATTGTGATTCTTGCAGCCTGGCGTTTCTCGTTTAGGTGCTGTAGCTTAGTTTGTTAAAGAGCCTGTCGTGTTAGAATCTCGATAGTGTCTGGCCTCGTGTCTTGTGTGTTTTGCTGTCCACCTCATGTCTGGTCTCATGTCTTGTGGATCTGGCCACGTGTCTCTTGTTTGGTGTTTGCCACTGTTTCCTGTTTGGCCTGCCTGAAGGCTTTCCTGCCACTTTGTAGGTGTTGCCTACTTTCCTGCCAGCTCAGGTGAAGGGCATTTTATTAGCTGCCTCTGCCTCATGGTGTGACTTGATGGGGCCTTTGGTGGCGTATGACTCTCAGTGGTATGTACAACTTTGTAGGCCGTGGCTTTTTTTCTTGTGATCCAGTCAACTTGGGGCTTTTAGGTCTGTTTTCACTACTGTCTCACAACTCCACTACCCTTTACTAGCCATACTGCTTATATTGGTAAGGATGGCTAGTGGATGATCATTGGTCTGTGGTGATTCTATTGACCCCTTTACTACCTGTGATGTATGTATCCTCGCTCACTGACAGCGGCAGGCATTTATCTTGTGCTAAgcggcacccctgtcacatgaccatGTGAcattgatgggttggcatgacaacctggggtctgcagtagAGGGCTGCTACGTGTAGCACATGCGACCAGATGATCGCAGCTCCAAGTCTCCTAAAGAGAGTATTGAAGCATGTAAATAAtacgtttttaaaaatattaaaaaagaaagTTCCAATCACCCCCTTATTGTGGATTGCCACATTCAGAAATGCCcgatcaatcaaaatataaaaagaattaacccgatcagtaaactgcatagctagagagaaaaaaaagccacaattagggttttttttgtttgccgcaacattgcaataatgggcgatcaaaacataatatcaataaaaatgtctgcgCAAAAAAATAACCCCTCACACCCCCAGATTTAAAAAAACGGAGATGctgagtctcggaaaatggcagcacttttttttttttttacaaacttttgatttttttttttattaaattaaaaaaaactaaaactaaaCATGTTTTCTTtccacgaactcgtaatgacctggagaatcataatggcaggctagttttagcatttagttaacactgtaaaaaaaaacaaaaaaaacccccaacaatttgtgaaattgcacttttcttgcaatttcaccgcattggaAACATATTTCCCATTGTCCCGTACGCTATATtgtaaaaacaatggtgttgttcaaaagttaaactcgtcctgcaaaaaacaagccctcacatggccatattgatgggaaaataaaaaaggttaTAGCTCTGTGAATAAGGGGaccaaaaacgaaaacgcaaaaactgaatagcccaaggtggtaaaggggttaaacagcaagGAGGGGACTTCATAAAAGACAGCTTTGAGGGTAGCAGGTGAGTCCAATAGATTTCCAGTCAATCCTTCATAGTTGAATAGCATATTGAACTGGTCCGCATTTGACATCTATGTTATAGTTTGTCCTCTTGACAAGGGGTGTAAATGGTTGCTCTAATCAGAAGCCATTGTCAGTCTCAAAATGGAATGGTCGACTTTTAGCATAGCAAAATATCTACGTCCCAGTTATCCTTCTAATTGGCGTAGGTAATGGTTGTAATAAGCCAAATGAAATCTTTGTAAgtccagttaccgtatatactcgagtataaactgaagcacctaattttgccacggaaaactgggtaagcttgttgactcgagtataagccgggtatgtattgtcccctcatccctgtcctggtatgtttgGCTCCCCCTgttatgtgcatggctcctccgtcctccccctgtt is a window of Ranitomeya variabilis isolate aRanVar5 chromosome 2, aRanVar5.hap1, whole genome shotgun sequence DNA encoding:
- the LOC143807682 gene encoding RWD domain-containing protein 1-like, with the translated sequence MVMIFTLVSAAQDKLNEIIDQIKNRREEEKIQKEKEVEEAEKKRFHGNPVTIENFLNWKSKFDVEMVEMRRKRQKEEEQAGKSKLSGKQLFERDHNLDTSDIKFLEEAGNSVEVDESLFQELDDLELDDEEDLDYNPIDVESD